In Pedobacter heparinus DSM 2366, the following are encoded in one genomic region:
- a CDS encoding sulfatase-like hydrolase/transferase, whose protein sequence is MNRLLLISVFLLLSQRLAAQNVILIYADDLGYAELGSYGQKKIKTPHLDQLAAQGLRLTQFYTGTPVCAPSRANLMTGLHAGHAQIRDNYGLLPYQENVNEPGSFPLKAGTATLGSLFKTAGYATAAIGKWGLGNHDNSGDPQKLGFDYFYGYYDQRQAHNYYPTHLWENGKWDTLRNHPMEVHPKDKTVSESGAYRGKDYAIDKMTEKAVRFIQSNKDRPFFLYFPITLPHGVLQEPTSGIDAYVKLFNEKPSGKDPITPYPKASYAAMVSYMDQQVGVIQNLLKELRLDQNTIVIFTSDNGTAANVDRDFFNSTGGLRGVKQDVYEGGIREPFIIKWPGKIAQGKTSDYPVVTYDLMATFADLLQVKAPKNDGISVLDLFKGSLPVAKRGFLYWEYPSKGGQLAIRIGNLKGVKTNIQKNKAAAWQIYDLSKDPGESNDIASSHPELPHAFDAIVKKEHTSPLRPEWDIFKSKKESTEN, encoded by the coding sequence ATGAACAGATTATTGCTGATTTCAGTATTCTTATTATTAAGTCAACGGCTTGCTGCACAAAACGTAATTCTGATCTATGCAGATGACCTGGGCTACGCTGAACTTGGAAGCTATGGGCAAAAAAAGATCAAAACCCCGCACCTTGACCAACTGGCGGCTCAGGGATTACGGCTAACCCAATTTTATACGGGTACACCTGTATGCGCTCCATCCAGGGCCAACCTGATGACAGGCCTCCATGCTGGTCATGCGCAGATCAGAGACAATTACGGGCTCCTTCCCTACCAGGAAAACGTAAATGAACCGGGCTCCTTTCCGCTAAAAGCAGGCACAGCTACTTTAGGTTCTCTATTTAAAACAGCAGGATATGCTACAGCTGCAATTGGAAAGTGGGGACTAGGGAATCATGACAACTCTGGAGACCCGCAGAAGTTAGGATTTGATTACTTTTATGGTTACTATGACCAGCGGCAGGCACATAACTATTATCCTACCCACCTCTGGGAAAATGGCAAATGGGATACTTTGAGAAACCATCCCATGGAAGTTCATCCAAAAGATAAAACAGTTTCGGAGTCCGGGGCCTATCGTGGCAAAGACTACGCCATTGATAAAATGACGGAAAAAGCAGTTCGTTTCATTCAATCCAATAAAGACCGGCCTTTCTTTCTTTATTTCCCTATCACCCTGCCACACGGTGTTTTGCAGGAGCCAACAAGTGGAATTGATGCTTATGTAAAACTATTTAATGAAAAGCCTTCAGGCAAAGACCCGATCACACCATACCCTAAAGCCTCATATGCGGCTATGGTCTCCTATATGGACCAGCAGGTCGGTGTAATCCAGAATCTGTTAAAAGAGCTTCGGCTGGATCAGAATACCATTGTTATTTTTACCAGTGACAACGGGACAGCCGCAAATGTTGACCGTGACTTTTTCAATAGTACAGGAGGTTTAAGGGGCGTTAAACAAGATGTTTATGAAGGGGGCATAAGAGAACCCTTTATCATCAAATGGCCGGGTAAAATAGCCCAGGGAAAAACCAGCGATTACCCTGTTGTTACCTATGACCTGATGGCAACTTTTGCCGATCTGCTCCAGGTAAAAGCACCTAAAAACGATGGAATTTCAGTACTTGATTTGTTTAAGGGCAGCCTACCTGTTGCTAAGCGTGGATTTTTATATTGGGAATACCCTTCAAAAGGTGGACAGCTGGCCATCAGAATAGGGAACCTTAAGGGTGTAAAAACCAATATCCAGAAAAATAAGGCTGCTGCCTGGCAAATATACGACCTTTCAAAAGATCCGGGAGAGTCCAATGATATTGCATCCAGTCATCCGGAGTTGCCCCATGCATTTGATGCTATTGTAAAAAAAGAACATACCTCGCCATTACGTCCCGAATGGGATATTTTTAAATCAAAAAAGGAATCAACTGAAAATTAA